In Quercus robur chromosome 11, dhQueRobu3.1, whole genome shotgun sequence, the following proteins share a genomic window:
- the LOC126706694 gene encoding putative F-box protein PP2-B12 yields MDPTVSTRREESDEAEAVNMLKVLPMDCIAKVLSLTTPADACRSSLVSTSFKSLAESNAVWDCFVPPESDYLFNNSSSSSSSSSLPISSKKKLFLHLCDHPLLIHDGKLSLSLEKKSGKKCYMLSPKDLIIVWIDTPDYWRWTSLPHTRFPEVAELIKVCWLEIRGRINTCMLSPATLYAAYLVFKTTTGSYGFESQPIEVEVGLVGGEIHKQTVYLDADGGRRLRYQIVPRRIGVFNRPLRRIPGFQAPQPQPKENEELNGLKYPKERVDGWLEIELGKFFNRSGKDNGELEMSVLEVNGGSWKGGLIVQGIEIRPKP; encoded by the exons ATGGATCCAACAGTTTCaacaagaagagaagaaagtgaTGAGGCTGAAGCAGTGAACATGTTGAAGGTGTTACCGATGGACTGCATAGCAAAGGTGCTGTCATTAACGACTCCTGCCGATGCTTGTAGATCGTCCTTGGTTTCAACATCATTCAAGTCGCTGGCTGAATCCAATGCCGTTTGGGATTGCTTTGTTCCACCTGAGTCTGACTATCTATTcaataattcttcttcttcgtcgtCCTCGTCTTCTCTCCCCATTTCTTCCAAGAAGAAACTCTTCTTACATCTCTGCGACCATCCCCTCCTTATCCACGACGGCAAACTG AGCCTTTCCTTGGAGAAAAAGAGCGGGAAGAAATGTTACATGCTATCTCCAAAGGACCTCATCATTGTCTGGATTGATACTCCTGACTATTGGAGATGGACTTCTTTACCTCACACCAG GTTCCCAGAAGTGGCGGAGCTTATCAAGGTGTGTTGGCTGGAAATCCGTGGCAGGATAAACACTTGTATGTTGTCCCCAGCCACACTATATGCAGCTTACCTTGTGTTCAAGACAACTACAGGATCCTATGGATTTGAATCCCAGCCTATTGAGGTCGAAGTTGGACTTGTTGGAGGTGAAATCCATAAGCAAACTGTCTATTTGGATGCAGATGGAGGGCGGAGGCTACGATACCAGATTGTACCACGGCGAATCGGGGTTTTTAATCGCCCCCTTCGCCGAATTCCAGGGTTTCAAGCCCCACAGCCACAACCTAAAGAAAATGAGGAGCTGAATGGCCTTAAGTATCCCAAGGAGAGAGTAGATGGGTGGTTAGAAATTGAGTTGGGTAAGTTCTTCAATAGATCAGGAAAAGATAATGGGGAGCTAGAAATGAGTGTTTTAGAGGTCAATGGGGGTAGCTGGAAGGGTGGCCTCATTGTTCAAGGCATTGAGATCAGGCCTAAACCTTAA
- the LOC126705454 gene encoding leucine-rich repeat protein 2-like yields the protein MASLSLFSVFVTFLLSLTPAFSTNSEGNALHALRRRLSDPTNVLQSWDPTLVNPCTWFHVTCDSNNHVIRLDLGNSNVSGALGPELGELKHLQYLELYRNEIGGKIPEELGSLKNLVSMDMYENKFEGEIPKSLAKLKSLRFLRLNNNKLAGSIPRELTSLSNLKVFDVSNNNLCGTVPVDGPFATFPMESFENNRLNGPELQGLVPYDFGC from the exons atggcttctctttcccttttctctGTCTTTGttacttttcttctctctctcactcctgCTTTCTCGACCAACTCTGAAG GAAATGCTTTACATGCTTTGAGAAGAAGGTTGTCTGACCCCACCAATGTGTTGCAGAGCTGGGACCCTACTCTGGTTAATCCCTGCACATGGTTTCATGTCACCTGTGACTCCAACAACCATGTGATTCGCTT GGATTTGGGCAATTCTAATGTGTCTGGGGCTTTAGGTCCAGAGCTTGGCGAGCTCAAGCACCTGCAGTACTT GGAGCTTTATAGGAATGAAATAGGAGGAAAAATCCCAGAGGAGTTGGGGAGTTTGAAAAACCTTGTTAGCATGGATATGTATGAAAACAaatttgaaggtgaaattccaAAATCTCTTGCCAAATTGAAGTCACTCAGATTTCT ACGGTTAAACAACAACAAGCTAGCAGGATCAATTCCAAGGGAACTCACCAGCCTCTCTAACCTCAAAGTTTT TGATGTTTCGAACAACAATCTTTGTGGAACAGTCCCAGTTGATGGCCCTTTTGCGACATTCCCAATGGAAAG TTTTGAGAACAACAGACTCAATGGCCCAGAACTGCAAGGACTTGTGCCCTATGACTTTGGATGCTGA
- the LOC126706520 gene encoding uncharacterized protein LOC126706520 encodes MDLGCLDLGCISVSDKKGVVDSKNTREDDAIDTAASTNSKIGKNKLLKETGQSTSNTLNRFTSQIKKPPHRKSSPLNWFPRKKVDSYLKRKIKMLQEVDGMNLTLDETLGDSNPHYSRVLREKMAAREAAHKAMEARKAALVEASWCRILRASRIQSKEAEAQLLKAEKSAAEAFEAATAIGVIIYDIPNCPKKPCQIETSSGNGGGLTTHKVTASFETAFEVEIEVAAAVKTALVRLASCASFNKDEFNELLRKISQNPDTGENTQELSEFSSEHESESGSELETASQDDGLSSQEIDSKLPVPEIKQRTKRKRLSFERFNMTKLVEMMLERLRCLQEDELSSLATIVATSGLNAVLAEVQNSKLNGPGSADYSSTAALNFPRRMSSAGAGNLESFTDGHIRRKQAESELPSLDKFLVKHVTKLEREVQEAKNSRRNESREGIGGNSDRSSDGKVNLDNNVTSIETIPDLGSILLKHSSKLEKEIEEAKKNSGGDFGMNSKNLHSQRTSSEAVPDLGTILIKHSSKLEKEIEETKRNNGKTIEMKGKKLGGVPEVPSLDKFLVKHVSRLEKEVQEAKNRRKNEPHKEGRVNYKMAKVDSSTVAQFYKTAYSDGEEEKENINLNEIPTISKMEQEERTVDTGEPSLEIGQVNLKAGESLSVQCKKSETKETDNSLDKILVKPVHRLERYKIQALSSGSNFESHCHTKKQPGKSTDCESLDKVLVKHVSRLEKEKMALGLKEEVVKVRGSETKMHSQMNQEGGLDQILVKHKSRLEREKMVAAQHPDDQIRHSVTRREARDKELQEAWGGLSLGNSMRPHQSKLQRDKADWIKAEQEERSKTMKDM; translated from the exons ATGGATCTCGGGTGCTTGGACTTGGGTTGCATCTCTGTATCAGACAAGAAAGGCGTCGTTGATTCCAAGAACACCAGAGAAGACGATGCTATCGACACCGCCGCTTCCACCAACTCCAAGATCGGCAAG AATAAATTGTTGAAAGAGACTGGACAATCAACATCAAATACTCTTAATAGATTTACATCACAAATTAAGAAGCCCCCTCACCGTAAAAGTTCTCCTCTCAACTGGTTCCCGCGCAAAAAAGTGGACTCCTActtgaaaaggaaaattaaaatgctGCAG GAAGTAGATGGCATGAATTTAACACTTGATGAGACTCTAGGTGATTCTAATCCACATTACTCACGAGTCCTGAGAGAAAAGATGGCAGCAAGAGAAGCTGCACACAAGGCAATGGAGGCTCGAAAAGCTGCTCTGGTAGAAGCATCTTGGTGTCGAATTCTACGAGCATCCAG GATCCAAAGCAAAGAGGCAGAAGCCCAGTTGCTGAAAGCTGAAAAATCTGCTGCTGAAGCTTTTGAAGCAGCCACAGCCATAGGAGTTATCATTTATGACATACCAAATTGCCCTAAGAAGCCTTGTCAAATAGAGACATCCTCTGGCAACGGAGGAGGGTTGACTACTCATAAAGTCACAGCATCTTTTGAAACTGCATTTGAGGTAGAAATAGAAGTAGCTGCAGCAGTCAAAACTGCATTAGTTAGGCTTGCAAGCTGTGCTTCTTTTAATAAAGATGAATTCAATGAACTGTTGCGAAAAATCAGTCAGAACCCAGATACAGGTGAAAATACACAGGAATTATCAGAGTTTTCTTCAGAACATGAATCAGAGTCTGGCTCAGAACTTGAAACTGCATCTCAAGATGATGGTTTAAGCTCTCAAGAAATTGACTCTAAGCTACCAGTTCCAGAGATAAAACAGAGGACAAAAAGGAAAAGGCTGTCTTTTGAAAGGTTTAATATGACAAAGCTGGTGGAGATGATGCTTGAGAGGCTTAGATGTTTGCAAGAAGATGAACTTTCTTCGCTTGCCACAATAGTTGCAACTAGTGGTCTAAATGCTGTCTTAGCTGAAGTACAAAACAGCAAGCTGAATGGTCCAGGTTCTGCTGATTATAGCTCTACTGCAGCACTTAATTTTCCACGAAGAATGTCTTCCGCAGGAGCAGGGAACCTTGAGTCTTTCACAGACGGTCATATTAGGAGGAAGCAAGCGGAGTCAGAATTGCCTAGCCTTGACAAGTTTTTGGTTAAGCACGTGACCAAACTTGAAAGAGAGGTGCAGGAAGCAAAAAATAGTAGGAGGAATGAGTCTAGGGAAGGAATTGGCGGGAATTCTGATAGAAGTTCTGATGGGAAGGTCAATTTGGATAATAATGTAACTTCCATTGAGACCATTCCAGACTTGGGGAGTATTCTTTTGAAGCATTCTTCTAAGTTAGAGAAAGAGATTGAGGAGGCAAAAAAGAATTCAGGAGGAGACTTCGGAATGAATAGTAAGAACTTGCACAGTCAAAGAACATCTTCTGAGGCTGTTCCTGATTTGGGAACTATACTAATTAAGCATTCTTCAAAACTTGAAAAGGAAATTGAAGAGACCAAAAGGAATAACGGAAAAACAATTGAGATGAAAGGCAAAAAATTGGGAGGAGTTCCCGAAGTCCCCAGCCTAGATAAATTCCTAGTGAAACATGTCTCAAGGCTTGAAAAAGAGGTCCAAGAAGCAAAGAACAGGAGAAAAAATGAACCACATAAAGAGGGCAGGGTCAATTATAAGATGGCAAAAGTTGATTCTTCTACAGTTGCACAATTTTATAAAACAGCTTACTCTGATggagaagaggaaaaagaaaacattaactTAAATGAAATTCCTACAATTTCTAAGATGGAGCAAGAGGAACGTACCGTGGATACAGGTGAGCCTTCATTAGAGATTGGACAAGTGAATTTGAAAGCTGGAGAATCACTCTCAGTTCAATGTAAGAAGAGTGAAACAAAAGAGACGGATAATAGTTTAGACAAGATCTTGGTCAAGCCAGTGCACAGGTTGGAAAGGTATAAAATTCAGGCCTTGTCATCAGGAAGCAATTTTGAAAGTCATTGCCACACAAAGAAACAGCCTGGAAAAAGTACAGATTGTGAGAGCTTGGACAAAGTTTTGGTAAAGCACGTCTCCAGattggagaaagagaaaatggcTCTTGGTCTAAAGGAAGAAGTAGTAAAGGTGAGGGGAAGTGAAACAAAAATGCATTCACAGATGAATCAAGAAGGTGGTCTGGACCAAATATTGGTTAAACATAAGTCCAgactagagagagaaaagatggtTGCTGCTCAACATCCAGATGACCAGATTAGACACTCTGTCACTCGTAGAGAAGCAAGGGATAAAGAGTTGCAAGAGGCATGGGGAGGCTTAAGTTTAGGGAACTCCATGAGGCCCCATCAGTCAAAACTACAACGAGATAAG GCTGATTGGATTAAGGCtgagcaagaagaaagaagcaaaacTATGAAGGACATGTAA